One region of Primulina tabacum isolate GXHZ01 chromosome 17, ASM2559414v2, whole genome shotgun sequence genomic DNA includes:
- the LOC142531340 gene encoding dof zinc finger protein DOF5.7-like — MMSHDDILTGKDESQGSTIRRSAAAKPQEASAAAALKCPRCDSTNTKFCYYNNYNLTQPRHFCKTCRRYWTKGGALRNVPIGGGCRKNKKMKPFQRVPGDPKEENGSSDMGGFRFFQGISPAMDFQLGGLNLPRLQLSNTTNLYNQFPSCGNLANICCTTSSGPHLILDPSPSSSPHLGLITSTTQGFQEMGSLNLRSNLTSSIESLSSINQDLHMKLQQQRLSTMYVGNNQKENSANIPSESDNIIQKPQPILFQNLDISKQDYSNAIGIARKEGVDENLSTEWFFENSYATVTPSAPATSRSHANQESTSNWSSDLSHYSTLP; from the coding sequence ATGATGTCGCATGATGATATCCTCACCGGGAAAGATGAGAGCCAGGGATCCACCATCCGGAGAAGTGCTGCCGCCAAGCCTCAAGAGGCGTCCGCCGCCGCGGCCCTTAAGTGCCCGAGGTGCGATTCAACAAACACCAAATTTTGCTACTACAATAACTACAACCTTACACAGCCAAGGCACTTCTGCAAGACATGTAGAAGGTATTGGACTAAAGGTGGTGCTCTGCGCAATGTGCCGATCGGCGGAGGCTGCAGGAAGAACAAGAAAATGAAGCCGTTTCAAAGGGTTCCCGGGGATCCAAAGGAGGAAAATGGATCATCTGACATGGGAGGGTTCCGATTCTTTCAGGGTATTTCACCAGCCATGGATTTTCAGCTAGGAGGGCTGAATTTACCGAGGCTCCAGCTTTCGAATACGACCAATCTATACAACCAGTTTCCATCTTGCGGAAATTTAGCAAACATTTGTTGCACAACTTCTTCAGGCCCTCATCTTATCCTTGATCCTTCACCGAGTTCTTCTCCTCATTTGggattgatcacgagtactacTCAAGGGTTTCAAGAAATGGGATCCTTGAATCTCCGCAGCAATCTTACATCTTCAATTGAGTCTCTGAGTTCTATAAACCAAGACCTTCACATGAAGTTGCAGCAACAAAGATTATCCACGATGTACGTTGGAAATAATCAGAAAGAAAACAGTGCAAATATCCcatcagaatcagataacatTATTCAAAAACCCCAGCCCATTTTGTTTCAAAATCTGGATATTTCAAAGCAAGATTACTCAAATGCAATTGGGATTGCAAGGAAAGAGGGTGTAGATGAAAATTTATCTACTGAATGGTTTTTTGAGAATTCTTATGCAACAGTGACTCCAAGTGCTCCAGCAACAAGTAGAAGCCACGCAAATCAAGAGAGTACTAGCAATTGGAGTTCTGACTTGAGTCACTACAGTACACTGCCGtaa